One Pirellulales bacterium DNA window includes the following coding sequences:
- a CDS encoding PDZ domain-containing protein — MSINESLGDLSALCGYSDVCVLAIANRPSIVRAAWLMALSVGLAVFSAPVYGQEDLAQLEQQAIQAAVERVAPSIVKIETVGGLERIGKVLVGSGPTTGLIVSPDGFIISSEFNFASRPSSILVGLADGTRTPARLVATDHQRMLVLLKINVEEKLPVPEAASESEMRVGQWAIALGRTFDAPQPNISVGIVSGLNRIWGKAIQTDAKISPNNYGGPLVDIQGRVLGVLVPLSPDSNENTAGVEWYDSGIGFAVPLAHVNSVLPKLMQGADLKAGIMGVSLNGRDIYTKPPVIVACRPNSPAYKAGLKAGDKIIEINGRPIERLAQLREHTNRHYAGDTLHIVVLRGEERIERDVALVDTLEPYRRPFLGLLPLRDGTSVPGVGVRYVYPDSAAAQAGLQAGDVVLSIDGHAVAQRDELIERVSGLEIGVPAKLEARRGAETLALELKPSTEPDAVPAALPPDRAADAAAAAPPAAPPAAAGDRPQTGQFVIKVPEFKNDALSYVPDGYDPRIPYGLVVWLHPPGGTKDDELLARWKEPCDKLNLILLAPRSADPARWTPPEVAFITKAIGQTRGHYNIDPTRVVLHGHQAGGSLAFIVAAADRDLARGVAAVDAPILGRFPENDPPYRLTIFTTTAKKANFAEQITAGIEQLRKMKYAVTVVDEGETARYLNPDEFAQLLRWIDSLDKI, encoded by the coding sequence ATGAGTATCAACGAATCACTCGGGGATCTCAGCGCCCTCTGTGGCTATTCCGATGTCTGCGTTTTGGCAATTGCCAACCGGCCGTCGATCGTTCGCGCCGCTTGGTTGATGGCATTGTCAGTTGGCCTGGCCGTATTTTCGGCTCCGGTTTACGGTCAGGAGGATTTGGCCCAGCTCGAGCAGCAAGCCATTCAAGCGGCAGTCGAACGCGTCGCTCCGTCGATCGTAAAGATCGAAACTGTTGGCGGTCTGGAACGAATCGGCAAAGTATTGGTCGGCTCCGGTCCTACCACCGGCTTGATCGTATCGCCCGACGGCTTCATCATTTCGAGCGAGTTCAATTTCGCCTCGCGGCCGAGTTCGATCCTCGTTGGGTTGGCCGACGGTACGCGCACGCCCGCGCGGCTTGTTGCTACTGATCATCAGCGGATGTTGGTGCTGCTGAAAATCAATGTCGAGGAGAAGCTTCCGGTGCCCGAGGCGGCGTCAGAGAGCGAGATGCGCGTGGGGCAATGGGCCATCGCCCTGGGTCGCACGTTCGACGCCCCGCAACCGAACATTTCGGTGGGCATCGTCAGCGGTCTGAACCGGATCTGGGGTAAGGCCATCCAAACCGACGCCAAGATTTCGCCCAATAACTATGGCGGCCCGTTGGTCGATATTCAGGGACGCGTGTTGGGCGTGCTGGTTCCACTGTCGCCAGACAGCAACGAAAACACGGCCGGCGTCGAATGGTACGACTCGGGCATCGGGTTCGCCGTACCGCTGGCGCATGTAAACAGCGTCCTGCCAAAGCTGATGCAGGGAGCGGATCTGAAGGCCGGCATCATGGGCGTGAGCCTCAACGGTCGCGATATTTACACCAAGCCCCCGGTAATTGTCGCCTGCCGTCCCAATTCGCCTGCCTACAAGGCTGGTCTCAAGGCGGGCGACAAGATCATCGAAATCAACGGTCGACCGATCGAGCGGCTGGCACAACTGCGCGAGCATACCAACCGGCACTATGCGGGCGACACCTTGCACATCGTGGTGTTGCGGGGCGAGGAGCGCATCGAGCGCGATGTCGCGCTCGTAGACACGCTGGAACCTTATCGGCGCCCCTTCCTGGGTCTACTTCCCTTGCGCGATGGCACGTCCGTGCCCGGCGTCGGCGTGCGTTACGTTTATCCCGATAGCGCCGCGGCGCAGGCGGGATTGCAGGCCGGCGACGTCGTTCTGTCGATCGATGGGCACGCCGTGGCCCAGCGCGACGAATTAATCGAGCGCGTCAGCGGACTGGAAATCGGCGTACCGGCCAAGCTCGAGGCGCGCCGCGGTGCAGAAACTCTTGCCCTCGAGTTGAAGCCCTCGACCGAGCCGGACGCGGTGCCGGCCGCCTTGCCCCCGGATCGCGCGGCCGATGCCGCGGCTGCCGCCCCACCGGCCGCGCCCCCTGCGGCGGCTGGCGATCGTCCGCAGACGGGACAGTTCGTCATCAAGGTGCCCGAGTTCAAAAACGACGCGCTGTCTTATGTCCCAGATGGTTACGACCCGCGGATTCCGTATGGCCTGGTCGTTTGGCTTCACCCGCCCGGCGGGACAAAGGACGACGAGTTGCTGGCACGTTGGAAGGAGCCCTGCGACAAGCTGAACCTGATCTTGCTGGCGCCGCGGTCGGCCGATCCCGCGCGCTGGACTCCGCCCGAGGTTGCATTCATCACCAAGGCGATCGGCCAGACGCGCGGCCATTACAACATCGACCCCACTCGGGTTGTCTTGCACGGTCATCAGGCCGGTGGCTCGCTGGCGTTTATCGTCGCGGCGGCGGATCGCGACCTGGCGCGCGGCGTAGCCGCGGTCGATGCGCCGATCCTGGGGCGCTTTCCCGAGAACGATCCTCCCTATCGTTTGACGATCTTCACGACCACGGCCAAGAAAGCGAACTTCGCCGAACAGATCACGGCCGGCATCGAGCAATTGCGCAAGATGAAATACGCCGTCACGGTCGTTGACGAAGGAGAAACGGCCCGCTATCTGAACCCCGACGAGTTCGCCCAGCTGCTGCGGTGGATCGATTCACTGGATAAGATCTAG
- a CDS encoding trypsin-like peptidase domain-containing protein, translating into MPPRVRSNTATALRLLALTSCLAMGLAARDTVAAGLTEAITQTQPKIVKIYGAGGFQGLEAYQSGILISAEGHILTVWSYVLDTDQIGVTLDDGRKFKAELLGADPRLELAVLKIDAIELAHFDLPAAAAAATGTRVLAFSNLFGVATGNEPVSVQHGHVAAKTQLEARRGVFDTPYKGPVYILDAMTNNPGAAGGALTDYQGRLLGMLGKELRNALSNTWLNYAIPVDQMSSTIDEIRLGKFVRKPADDLNRKPEKSLSAELLGLVLIPDVLERTPPFVDAIRASSPAASADLRPDDMVLFVNGRLVQSCKALATELSYIDRIDKVKLTIIRGQELVEVTLSAPTD; encoded by the coding sequence ATGCCCCCTCGTGTACGGTCTAACACAGCCACGGCGCTGCGGCTGTTGGCTCTGACAAGCTGTCTGGCCATGGGTCTCGCCGCGCGCGACACGGTGGCGGCCGGCCTCACCGAGGCGATTACCCAGACCCAGCCCAAGATCGTCAAGATCTACGGCGCCGGAGGCTTCCAAGGTCTCGAAGCCTATCAGAGCGGCATACTGATCTCAGCCGAGGGACATATTCTGACCGTCTGGAGCTATGTGCTCGACACGGATCAGATCGGCGTCACCTTGGATGATGGCAGGAAATTCAAAGCCGAATTGTTGGGAGCTGATCCACGCCTGGAATTGGCGGTGCTGAAGATCGACGCGATCGAACTTGCTCACTTCGACCTGCCGGCCGCCGCAGCCGCAGCGACGGGCACCCGAGTGCTGGCCTTCAGCAATCTGTTCGGCGTGGCTACGGGCAACGAGCCCGTCAGCGTGCAGCACGGCCATGTCGCGGCGAAAACCCAGCTCGAAGCCCGTCGCGGAGTGTTTGATACGCCGTACAAGGGGCCGGTCTACATTCTGGACGCCATGACCAATAATCCCGGCGCGGCCGGCGGCGCGTTGACAGACTATCAGGGGCGGCTGCTCGGCATGTTGGGCAAAGAGCTGCGCAATGCCCTCTCCAACACCTGGCTGAACTACGCGATCCCCGTGGATCAAATGTCCTCGACCATCGACGAAATTCGACTCGGCAAATTCGTCCGCAAGCCGGCCGACGATTTGAACCGCAAGCCTGAGAAGTCGCTCTCGGCCGAATTGCTCGGGCTGGTGTTGATTCCCGATGTCTTAGAGCGCACGCCGCCGTTCGTTGACGCGATCCGTGCGTCGTCGCCCGCCGCCAGCGCCGACCTACGGCCCGATGACATGGTGTTGTTCGTCAACGGCCGGCTGGTCCAATCGTGTAAGGCGCTGGCCACGGAGCTGTCGTACATCGATCGCATCGACAAGGTAAAACTGACAATCATTCGTGGCCAGGAACTGGTCGAAGTCACGCTCTCTGCCCCGACCGACTAG
- a CDS encoding trypsin-like peptidase domain-containing protein, with the protein MKTASSLCLLLLALPGVVRAAADEAVLKAEADRVLIVARASEAALAIFAAGGQGGGSGVVISHDGYALSNFHVTKGSGDAMKCGMADGRMYDAVIVGIDPVGDVALLKLLGRDDFPHAELGDSDQVQVGDWAFAIGNPFLLATDFTPSVSYGIISGVHRYQYPAGTLLEYTDCLQTDASINPGNSGGPLFDSQGRLIGINGRGSFEKRGRVNVGVGYAISINQIKNFLGHLKAGRVVDHATLGARVTTRQDARIAVSDILDDSDAFRRGLRQGDEVVRFGGRAVSTVNAFKNVLGIFPKDWRVALTYRHEGKTFDVAVRLAGLHNPEELLSKVQGRVPSEPGPRRPDQEKPERRERQPMPDGDQPDDQPDQSAPHVAHSAPMPPEVKAVFEARRGYANYFFNKVERARTWNRCVSRGDFHEMNGAWVLKGELPGGGDAELRLTDNAAVCIMPGTVATGLQVAIGEDLTMLAEPPGSGGMLAALSLWRRLLILGPERFGEISYLGTVPALGTQDLVDRRAIMLLGQDHDQASSPSQGLCDALEGTYGGVDCRFVFDPKTGNLSALEMYRVAGDDPCELHFSDYAEIEGRVFPRQIECRYGDAVFAAFKLSEVRLDHGEAK; encoded by the coding sequence ATGAAAACCGCCAGCAGCTTGTGTTTGCTCTTGCTTGCCTTGCCGGGCGTAGTGCGCGCCGCCGCCGACGAGGCCGTGCTCAAGGCCGAGGCCGACCGCGTGTTGATCGTGGCCCGCGCTTCTGAGGCCGCGCTGGCGATCTTTGCCGCCGGAGGCCAAGGGGGCGGGTCGGGGGTCGTGATTTCGCACGATGGTTACGCCCTCTCGAATTTCCACGTCACCAAAGGGTCCGGGGATGCCATGAAGTGCGGCATGGCCGACGGACGCATGTACGACGCGGTCATCGTCGGCATCGATCCCGTCGGTGATGTGGCACTGCTGAAGCTGCTGGGGCGCGACGATTTTCCGCACGCCGAATTAGGAGATAGCGATCAGGTGCAGGTCGGGGACTGGGCTTTTGCGATCGGCAACCCGTTCTTGCTCGCCACCGATTTCACTCCGTCGGTCAGCTATGGCATCATCTCGGGAGTCCACCGCTATCAATATCCGGCCGGTACGCTGCTCGAGTATACCGATTGCCTGCAAACGGATGCCTCGATCAACCCTGGCAATTCGGGCGGTCCGCTTTTCGATAGCCAGGGCCGCTTGATCGGCATCAACGGACGCGGCAGCTTCGAGAAGCGGGGGCGCGTGAATGTAGGCGTGGGGTATGCGATCTCGATCAACCAGATTAAAAACTTTCTCGGTCATTTGAAGGCCGGTCGCGTCGTCGATCATGCGACGCTGGGGGCCCGCGTCACCACGCGTCAGGACGCGCGCATCGCGGTTTCCGACATACTGGACGACAGCGACGCTTTCCGCCGTGGTTTGCGGCAAGGGGACGAAGTTGTGCGCTTTGGCGGGCGCGCCGTCAGCACGGTGAACGCCTTCAAGAATGTGCTGGGAATCTTTCCCAAAGATTGGCGCGTCGCGCTCACCTATCGGCACGAGGGAAAAACGTTCGACGTTGCCGTAAGATTGGCCGGGCTGCACAACCCCGAGGAGTTACTATCGAAAGTCCAGGGCCGTGTGCCGTCAGAGCCGGGTCCGCGCCGCCCGGATCAGGAGAAGCCCGAACGGCGCGAACGGCAGCCCATGCCCGACGGCGACCAGCCCGACGATCAGCCTGATCAATCGGCGCCGCATGTGGCGCACTCGGCGCCGATGCCGCCCGAGGTCAAGGCCGTCTTCGAGGCGCGCCGCGGTTATGCCAACTATTTCTTCAACAAGGTTGAACGGGCGCGCACCTGGAATCGTTGCGTGTCGCGTGGCGACTTTCACGAAATGAACGGCGCTTGGGTTTTGAAAGGGGAACTGCCAGGCGGCGGTGATGCGGAATTGCGGCTAACCGACAATGCAGCCGTTTGCATCATGCCTGGCACGGTCGCCACCGGATTGCAGGTCGCGATTGGCGAAGATTTGACCATGCTCGCCGAACCTCCCGGCAGCGGCGGCATGTTGGCCGCGCTCAGCTTGTGGCGGCGCTTGCTCATCCTGGGGCCGGAGCGATTCGGCGAGATTTCGTATCTGGGTACCGTCCCCGCGTTGGGAACGCAGGACCTCGTTGATCGCCGCGCCATCATGCTACTGGGTCAAGATCATGACCAGGCTTCGTCGCCCAGCCAGGGGCTGTGCGATGCCTTGGAGGGAACCTACGGAGGAGTAGACTGCCGCTTTGTTTTTGATCCCAAAACAGGCAATCTTTCCGCACTGGAGATGTATCGCGTCGCCGGGGACGACCCCTGCGAGTTGCACTTCAGCGACTACGCCGAGATCGAGGGACGTGTCTTTCCGCGGCAGATCGAGTGCCGCTACGGCGACGCGGTATTCGCAGCGTTCAAATTATCTGAGGTAAGACTCGACCACGGGGAGGCCAAATAA
- a CDS encoding NPCBM/NEW2 domain-containing protein, with protein MGLLILTALLAATPSAQVQTLDGDSVAGQLVRLANESVVLETAEGPREFATKQLAGMSFSMSAPAAPGAPAAEQPAAWVTLADGSLLLAKTYTASDSQARLALVGGGNIEIPTRAIDNVRFREHAGPLADQWAEIVKSDRSTDSLVVRKNDALDFLSGMLRDVADDIVKFELDGDTLRVKRSKVDGLLYNDSGRPAAGISHGVVTDAAGSRLRAESLELDGDMLRLRTTGGVTLARPLAGLARIDFSPSNVKYLGDLEPESSHWTPYLGDANVSLAAAEFFRARADRSPDGGPLRVGGKDYAKGLTLHSRTEISYRLPEKFHLFRAVLGIDDRLRPGGNLRLVILGDERTLFEQTLSGKDAPRPVELDITGINRLKFLVDFGDDMDVGDWLDLCEARMLK; from the coding sequence ATGGGACTACTGATACTCACCGCGCTGCTGGCGGCGACGCCCTCGGCCCAGGTGCAAACGCTCGACGGAGACTCGGTCGCCGGTCAATTGGTCCGGCTGGCCAACGAGAGCGTGGTATTGGAAACGGCCGAAGGTCCGCGCGAGTTCGCGACGAAGCAGTTGGCCGGAATGAGTTTCTCCATGTCGGCTCCCGCGGCGCCAGGCGCCCCGGCGGCAGAACAGCCCGCGGCCTGGGTGACCCTGGCCGATGGGTCGCTGCTGCTTGCCAAAACGTATACCGCCAGCGATTCCCAGGCGCGACTGGCGCTCGTCGGCGGAGGCAACATCGAGATTCCCACGCGCGCGATCGACAACGTGCGCTTCCGCGAGCATGCCGGACCACTGGCCGATCAATGGGCCGAAATCGTCAAATCGGATCGCAGCACCGATTCGCTCGTGGTCCGCAAAAACGACGCGCTCGATTTTCTCAGTGGCATGCTGCGCGACGTTGCCGACGACATCGTGAAATTTGAACTCGACGGTGATACGTTGCGCGTCAAACGATCCAAAGTCGATGGATTGCTTTACAACGATTCCGGCCGACCCGCGGCTGGGATTTCGCACGGCGTCGTCACGGACGCGGCCGGCTCGCGCTTGCGGGCCGAGTCGCTGGAACTGGACGGCGATATGTTGCGCCTGCGTACCACCGGGGGAGTAACTCTCGCGCGGCCGCTGGCAGGTCTCGCACGTATCGACTTTTCGCCGAGCAACGTGAAGTATCTTGGCGACCTGGAGCCCGAGTCGTCCCATTGGACTCCTTACCTGGGCGACGCCAACGTGTCACTGGCCGCTGCCGAGTTCTTTCGCGCGCGGGCCGACCGCTCGCCCGACGGCGGGCCGTTGCGGGTTGGCGGCAAGGACTACGCCAAGGGGTTGACCCTGCACAGCCGCACCGAGATCTCGTACCGGCTGCCCGAAAAGTTTCATCTTTTTCGGGCGGTGCTGGGCATCGATGATCGGCTGCGTCCGGGCGGCAACTTGCGATTGGTGATTCTTGGCGACGAGCGCACACTGTTTGAGCAGACGCTCTCAGGCAAGGACGCTCCGCGGCCTGTGGAGCTTGATATTACAGGAATCAACCGCTTAAAGTTCCTCGTGGACTTTGGCGACGACATGGACGTAGGCGATTGGCTGGATCTGTGCGAAGCCAGGATGTTGAAATGA